One region of Maylandia zebra isolate NMK-2024a linkage group LG10, Mzebra_GT3a, whole genome shotgun sequence genomic DNA includes:
- the nup98 gene encoding nuclear pore complex protein Nup98-Nup96 isoform X3: MFNKSFGTPFGGGAGGFGTSSTFGQQNTGFGAAGGFGTSAFGATTNTGGLFGSTQNKPGGLFGSSTFSQPATSSTSTGFGFGAASGTSTSLFGNTGTGTTGGLFSQQNNAFGAKQATSFGSFGTSTSSSGGLFGSTNTTSNPFGGATSLFGGSGFSATQQPGTTVKFNPPTGSDTMVKAGVTTSINTKHQCITAMKEYENKSLEELRLEDYQAGRKGPTNPMAPGTGSLFGQATATPSATTGLFGSSAPNTSFSFGQNKSTFGGPTTGSFGATTGGLFSQQTQQQAGSLFKPFGATTTAQSTGFSFGNTNTIGQANTSSMGLFGNTAASQSGGLFGSAQTSTATGFGTATGLFGQTNTGFGNVGTQSLFGNKTAGFGTTTTSAPSFGTTSGLFGNKPTLTLGTGTNTSTFGFGANPAGGGLFGNKSTTGALGTGLGTSFGTAVGPGQTLFGNTQNKLGTALGTMGTFGTTGFNSGTSTLGFGATQPVALTDPNAAAAQQAMLQQQLSVLAYSPYGDSPLFRNPLSDPKKKEERLKPTNPTAQKALTTPTHYKLTPRPATRVRPKALTSSGASKSQLFDGLDDDEPSLTNGAFVPRKSIKKLVLKNLNNSQYSSPLNKESDDLASPSEYPQNGHSHVEEEEEQLRRVAGPGRRADDDPEVTQFYVNPIAKPIPQGRAHASLQDTISDLNMHKGSRNGLELSNDDVSASFGEESLQEEREEEQQLSQQSPHPAGIVLNRVGYYTIPSMDELADMVDENGECTVENFTIGRKGYGSIFFPGEVNVSGLNLDEIVHFRRKEVIVYPDDKSKPLEGEGLNRRAEVTLDGVWPNDKTACTQIRSPERLSDMNYEGRLEKASRKQGARFLEYRPETGSWVFEVAHFSKYGLQDSDEDEDVPPKAEAKKLKTLPPSRLQQQQLPPSQQQVAPQAQAIAIMEHQGGAIELDSDMADITQSFPTESMLGGEEDCDLLPCETDTTISKLCGLASSELDGVSASGHIASTLGINPHTLQIMKASLFAEDDDDSDMFHDHAAMKVSTDVSSPRLVLPAAQGRPSVGGLLQARFTSGLSQLSDSPRPLLPPSRPSPASVEAPRSLQWAGPGPSPFTLPSRTPEPSFRTVGVRRLGGPVPLKESITHGKGGLLMDTGLFAVRSFRVGWGPGWTLAHCGSRLSSPTSKQFEHQELTAKTDFSFLPKPARSKPLTESPYKVVVEQVVGLEPPRGKTIEEEEDEASQAVLQRPLEICLKHSIVEVPDSSACPVVRPQPGVAALHEYAEWIAELKDRRGDTEPLLGYWAEVWTLCAALWGRLGPSDQEAEVLSEYEQQLERRRSFSAWLSRGASHRVEEEVALAGKGHHADAVFSYLTGNRISEACRLAQKEGDHRLSLLLSQAVGSQYCRDLLALQLADWHRMQTDCYLPEERLRIFALLAGKPVWQSTDSLVNVCGELDWKRCVAVHLWFMLPPTASVADALARYEAAFQGLCEVGKYACAPLPPYLEAEQPDLEEASKRPLYDLCFHLLKLYSDRHYGLQQLLEPLAVTWERLDYRLSWHLWGVLQALHYTHLSAPRQGLLHASYAAQLESAGLWHMAVFILLHIPEHAQRERAVREMLALHCPLLETEDSVRRERFLTEQLLIPEQWIHEAKATRAHRDGDRHQQALHLYRARYWNQCHRLLIQHLASDCIINDNHDYLLEFLEGLALPEHCATIQDWDTAGGVYLDYIRVIKTLQDIQQMENAGYELERLYTDVTSLCSRIELLPCRTAKDRLAQSEMAKRVANILRAVLSLQQGDTADSLSIPLAQLAPHISRLPMPEDYTLEELRGLTQSYLRQLIVSQ, translated from the exons ATGTTCAACAAATCATTTGGGACTCCCTTTGGTGGCGGGGCGGGAGGATTTGGCACCTCGTCCACCTTCGGTCAGCAAA ACACGGGCTTTGGGGCGGCGGGAGGCTTCGGCACGTCTGCGTTCGGGGCGACGACAAACACTGGAGGACTGTTTGGATCCACGCAGAATAAACCAG GTGGGCTCTTTGGGTCCAGCACGTTCAGCCAGCCGGCAACTTCCTCCACCAGCACCGGCTTCGGTTTCGGCGCAGCGAGCGGCACCTCCACCAGCCTGTTTGGCAACACTGGCACAGGCACCACCGGCGGACTCTTCTCCCAGCAGAACAATGCTTTCGGTGCCAAGCAAGCCACCTCGTTTGGAA GCTTCGGGACGAGCACCAGCAGCAGCGGCGGCCTCTTCGGCTCCACCAACACCACCTCCAACCCGTTCGGCGGGGCTACGTCCCTGTTTGGAGGTTCGGGGTTCTCCGCCACTCAGCAGCCGGGAACGACCGTGAAGTTCAAC CCTCCGACAGGAAGTGACACAATGGTGAAGGCGGGCGTGACAACGAGCATCAATACGAAGCACCAGTGCATCACTGCCATGAAGGAGTACGAGAACAAGTCTCTGGAG GAGTTGAGGCTGGAGGACTACCAGGCGGGCAGGAAAGGCCCAACCAACCCGATGGCCCCGGGAACCGGCAGTCTTTTCGGCCAGGCCACGGCCACGCCCAGCGCCACCACCGGCCTCTTCGGATCCTCGGCTCCCAACACCAGCTTCTCCTTCGGCCAGAACAAGAGCACCTTCGGAGGGC CAACTACCGGCAGTTTTGGCGCGACCACAGGCGGCCTGTTCAGTCAGCAGACCCAGCAGCAGGCCGGCAGCCTCTTCAAGCCCTTTGGTGCGACCACCACCGCCCAGAGCACCGGCTTCTCTTTTGGAAACACCAACACGATAGGACAGGCCAACACCAGCAGCATG GGTTTGTTTGGGAACACGGCGGCGTCTCAGTCGGGCGGCTTGTTCGGCTCAGCGCAGACCAGCACCGCCACTGGTTTCGGGACAGCCACGGGCCTGTTCGGCCAAACCAACACTGGATTTGGGAATGTCGGCACTCAG AGTTTATTCGGTAACAAGACAGCCGGGTTcggcaccaccaccaccagtgcCCCGTCCTTCGGCACCACCTCCGGCCTTTTTGGGAACAAGCCCACCCTCACACTGGGAACCGGAACCAACACCTCCACCTTCG GTTTCGGTGCAAACCCTGCTGGAGGAGGACTGTTTGGGAACAAGTCCACCACTGGAGCGCTGGGGACCGGACTGGGAACCAGCTTCGGAACAG CAGTCGGCCCCGGGCAGACACTGTTTGGCAACACTCAGAACAAACTGGGCACCGCGCTGGGAACGATGGGAACGTTCGGAACAACTGGGTTCAACAGTGGAACGAGCACCCTGGGATTCGGAGCGACGCAGCCCGTCG CCCTCACAGATCCCAATGCAGCGGCTGCCCAGCAGGCCATgctccagcagcagctcagcgTGCTGGCGTACTCACCATACGGAGACTCGCCGCTCTTCAGAAACCCGCTCTCAGACcccaagaagaaggaggag CGCCTGAAACCGACCAATCCGACGGCTCAGAAGGCTCTGACCACGCCCACTCACTACAAGCTGACTCCGCGTCCTGCGACCAGGGTGCGGCCCAAAGCGCTGACGTCTTCCGGAGCCTCCAAGTCGCAGCTTTTTGACGGCCTGGATGACGACGAGCCGTCGCTCACCAACGGAGCCTTCGTGCCGAG GAAGAGCATCAAGAAGCTCGTGCTGAAGAACCTGAACAACAGTCAGTACAGCAGTCCTCTGAACAAGGAGAGCGACGACCTTGCCTCGCCGTCAGAGTACCCACAGAACGGACACAG CCacgtggaggaggaagaggagcagctgAGGAGGGTGGCGGGCCCCGGCAGGCGGGCCGACGACGACCCGGAGGTCACCCAGTTCTACGTCAACCCCATCGCCAAGCCAATCCCACAGGGCCGCGCCCACGCCAGCCTGCAGGACACCATCAGCGACCTGAACATGCACAAAGGCTCGAGGAACGGCCTCGAG ctgaGCAACGATGACGTGTCTGCGTCCTTCGGCGAGGAGTCTCTGCAGGAGGAGCgagaggaggagcagcagctgtcCCAGCAGTCTCCGCACCCTGCAG gcatcgttctgaATCGTGTGGGCTATTACACCATCCCCTCCATGGACGAGCTCGCCGACATGGTGGACGAAAACGGGGAGTGCACCGTGGAGAACTTCACCATCGGCAGGAAAG GTTACGGCTCCATCTTCTTCCCCGGCGAGGTGAACGTGTCAGGACTGAACCTCGACGAAATCGTCCACTTCAGACGCAAAGAGGTCATCGTGTACCCGGACGACAAGAGCAAGCCACTGGAGGGGGAGGGGCTTAACAG GCGCGCGGAGGTGACTCTGGACGGCGTTTGGCCGAACGACAAGACGGCCTGCACCCAGATCAGGAGCCCCGAGCGTCTGAGCGACATGAACTACGAGGGCCGGCTGGAGAAGGCGTCGCGCAAGCAGGGAGCTCGCTTCCTGGAGTACCGCCCTGAGACCGGGTCCTGGGTGTTCGAG GTGGCGCACTTCTCCAAGTACGGCCTGCAGGACTCGGACGAAGACGAGGACGTCCCGCCGAAAGCCGAAGCCAAGAAGCTGAAGACGCTCCCTCCCTCCCGgctgcagcagcaacagcttCCCCCCTctcagcagcaggtggcgccaCAGGCTCAG GCCATCGCCATCATGGAGCACCAGGGCGGCGCCATCGAGCTCGACAGCGACATGGCTGACATCACCCAGAGCTTCCCGACAGAGAGCATGCTGGGAGGAGAGGAAGACTGCGACCTGCTGCCGTGCGAGACGGACACGACGATCTCCAAGCTCTGCGGTCTGGCCTCCTCAGAGCTCGACGGCGTATCTGCATCCGGCCACATAGCCTCTACACTGGGGATCAACCCACACACGCTCCAG ATCATGAAGGCGTCTCTGTTTGCTGAGGACGACGATGACAGCGACATGTTCCACGATCACGCGGCGATGAAGGTTTCCACGGACGTCTCGTCTCCTCGCCTCGTCCTGCCGGCCGCTCAGGGCCGACCCTCTG TCGGCGGTCTCCTTCAGGCTCGATTCACCTCGGGCCTCTCTCAGCTGTCAGACTCTCCCCGCCCTCTCCTTCCTCCATCACGGCCGTCTCCAGCCAGCGTTGAAGCCCCCCGCTCTCTGCAGTGGGCGGGGCCTGGCCCGTCCCCCTTCACGCTGCCCTCCCGGACTCCGGAGCCTTCATTTAGGACGGTTGGCGTTCGGCGGCTCGGCGGCCCCGTCCCCCTCAAAGAGTCGATCACTCACGGGAAG GGAGGTTTACTCATGGACACCGGGCTGTTCGCCGTGCGCTCCTTCCGGGTCGGGTGGGGTCCCGGCTGGACGCTCGCACACTGCGGCAGCCGGCTGAGCTCGCCAACGTCCAAGCAGTTCGAGCACCAAGAACTGACGGCAAAGACTGACTTCAGCTTCCTGCCGAAACCTGCCAGGAGCAAACC ACTCACAGAAAGCCCCTACAAGGTAGTGGTGGAGCAGGTGGTGGGTCTGGAGCCTCCCAGAGGGAAAACCAttgaagaagaggaagatgaagCGAGCCAGGCGGTGCTGCAGCGCCCCCTGGAGATCTGCCTGAAGCACAGCATCGTGGAGGTCCCCGACAGCTCCGCTTGCCCTGTGGTGCGACCACAGCCCGGCGTGGCGGCGCTGCACGAGTATGCCGAGTGGATCGCCGAGCTGAAAGACAGACGAGGCGACACTGAGC CGCTGCTGGGGTACTGGGCCGAGGTCTGGACTCTGTGTGCCGCGCTGTGGGGCCGGCTGGGCCCCTCGGATCAGGAGGCCGAGGTGCTCAGCGAGTACGAGCAGCAGCTGGAGAGGAGGCGGAGCTTCTCGGCCTGGCTGTCCCGCGGTGCCTCCCacagggtggaggaggaggtggcttTGGCCGGGAAAGGTCACCATGCCGACGCGGTTTTCAGCTACCTGACGGGAAACCGCATCAGCGAGGCGTGCCGACTTGCCCAGAAGGAAG GAGACCACCGTCTGTCCCTGCTGCTGTCTCAGGCCGTGGGCTCGCAGTACTGCAGGGACCTTCTCGCCCTTCAGCTCGCCGATTGGCACCGCATGCAGACCGACTGCTACCTGCCCGAGGAGCGACTCCGCATCTTCGCTCTGCTCGCCGGGAAACCG GTGTGGCAGTCCACCGACTCTTTGGTGAACGTGTGCGGCGAGCTGGACTGGAAGCGCTGCGTGGCCGTCCACCTCTGGTTCATGCTGCCCCCGACTGCCTCTGTGGCCGACGCCCTCGCCAGATACGAAGCCGCCTTTCAG GGCTTGTGTGAGGTGGGGAAGTACGCCTGTGCACCCCTGCCTCCATACCTGGAGGCGGAGCAGCCAGATCTGGAGGAGGCGTCCAAACGGCCGCTGTACGACCTCTGCTTCCACCTGCTCAAACTCTACAGCGACAG ACACTACGgcctgcagcagctgctggagCCTCTCGCCGTCACCTGGGAGCGCCTGGACTACCGCCTGAGCTGGCACCTGTGGGGCGTCCTGCAGGCGCTGCACTACACCCACCTGAGCGCCCCACGGCAGGGCCTCCTCCACGCCAGCTACGCCGCGCAGCTGGAGAGCGCCGGCCTGTGGCACATGGCCGTCTTCATCCTGCTGCACATCCCCGAGCACGC TCAGAGGGAGCGAGCTGTGAGGGAAATGCTGGCGCtgcactgccccctgctggagaCGGAGGACTCGGTCCGCAGGGAGCGCTTCCTGACCGAGCAGCTGCTGATCCCGGAGCAGTGGATCCACGAGGCCAAGGCCACCCGAGCCCACCGCGATGGCGACAGACACCAGCAGGCCCTGCACCTGTACCGAGCCCGATACTGGAACCAGTGCCACCGCCTGCTGATCCAGCACCTGGCCTCAG ACTGCATCATCAACGATAACCACGACTACCTCCTGGAGTTCCTGGAGGGTCTGGCGCTCCCCGAGCACTGCGCCACCATCCAGGACTGGGACACAGCAGGGGGGGTTTACCTCGACTACATCAGAGTCATAAAGACTCTGCAGGACATCCAGCAG ATGGAAAACGCCGGCTACGAGCTGGAGCGTCTCTACACCGATGTGACGTCTCTCTGCAGCAGGATCGAGCTCCTGCCCTGCCGCACCGCTAAAGACCGCCTCGCCCAATCAG AAATGGCGAAGCGCGTGGCGAACATCCTGCGTGCGGTGCTGAGCCTGCAGCAGGGCGATACGGCCGACTCCCTCAGCATCCCGCTCGCCCAGCTGGCGCCGCACATCAGCCGCCTGCCGATGCCCGAGGACTACACGCTGGAGGAGCTGCGAGGCCTCACGCAGTCGTACCTGCGACAGCTCATCGTCAGCCAATGA
- the nup98 gene encoding nuclear pore complex protein Nup98-Nup96 isoform X1: MFNKSFGTPFGGGAGGFGTSSTFGQQNTGFGAAGGFGTSAFGATTNTGGLFGSTQNKPGGLFGSSTFSQPATSSTSTGFGFGAASGTSTSLFGNTGTGTTGGLFSQQNNAFGAKQATSFGSFGTSTSSSGGLFGSTNTTSNPFGGATSLFGGSGFSATQQPGTTVKFNPPTGSDTMVKAGVTTSINTKHQCITAMKEYENKSLEELRLEDYQAGRKGPTNPMAPGTGSLFGQATATPSATTGLFGSSAPNTSFSFGQNKSTFGGPTTGSFGATTGGLFSQQTQQQAGSLFKPFGATTTAQSTGFSFGNTNTIGQANTSSMGLFGNTAASQSGGLFGSAQTSTATGFGTATGLFGQTNTGFGNVGTQQSLFGNKTAGFGTTTTSAPSFGTTSGLFGNKPTLTLGTGTNTSTFGFGANPAGGGLFGNKSTTGALGTGLGTSFGTAVGPGQTLFGNTQNKLGTALGTMGTFGTTGFNSGTSTLGFGATQPVALTDPNAAAAQQAMLQQQLSVLAYSPYGDSPLFRNPLSDPKKKEERLKPTNPTAQKALTTPTHYKLTPRPATRVRPKALTSSGASKSQLFDGLDDDEPSLTNGAFVPRKSIKKLVLKNLNNSQYSSPLNKESDDLASPSEYPQNGHSHVEEEEEQLRRVAGPGRRADDDPEVTQFYVNPIAKPIPQGRAHASLQDTISDLNMHKGSRNGLELSNDDVSASFGEESLQEEREEEQQLSQQSPHPAGIVLNRVGYYTIPSMDELADMVDENGECTVENFTIGRKGYGSIFFPGEVNVSGLNLDEIVHFRRKEVIVYPDDKSKPLEGEGLNRRAEVTLDGVWPNDKTACTQIRSPERLSDMNYEGRLEKASRKQGARFLEYRPETGSWVFEVAHFSKYGLQDSDEDEDVPPKAEAKKLKTLPPSRLQQQQLPPSQQQVAPQAQAIAIMEHQGGAIELDSDMADITQSFPTESMLGGEEDCDLLPCETDTTISKLCGLASSELDGVSASGHIASTLGINPHTLQIMKASLFAEDDDDSDMFHDHAAMKVSTDVSSPRLVLPAAQGRPSVGGLLQARFTSGLSQLSDSPRPLLPPSRPSPASVEAPRSLQWAGPGPSPFTLPSRTPEPSFRTVGVRRLGGPVPLKESITHGKGGLLMDTGLFAVRSFRVGWGPGWTLAHCGSRLSSPTSKQFEHQELTAKTDFSFLPKPARSKPLTESPYKVVVEQVVGLEPPRGKTIEEEEDEASQAVLQRPLEICLKHSIVEVPDSSACPVVRPQPGVAALHEYAEWIAELKDRRGDTEPLLGYWAEVWTLCAALWGRLGPSDQEAEVLSEYEQQLERRRSFSAWLSRGASHRVEEEVALAGKGHHADAVFSYLTGNRISEACRLAQKEGDHRLSLLLSQAVGSQYCRDLLALQLADWHRMQTDCYLPEERLRIFALLAGKPVWQSTDSLVNVCGELDWKRCVAVHLWFMLPPTASVADALARYEAAFQGLCEVGKYACAPLPPYLEAEQPDLEEASKRPLYDLCFHLLKLYSDRHYGLQQLLEPLAVTWERLDYRLSWHLWGVLQALHYTHLSAPRQGLLHASYAAQLESAGLWHMAVFILLHIPEHAQRERAVREMLALHCPLLETEDSVRRERFLTEQLLIPEQWIHEAKATRAHRDGDRHQQALHLYRARYWNQCHRLLIQHLASDCIINDNHDYLLEFLEGLALPEHCATIQDWDTAGGVYLDYIRVIKTLQDIQQMENAGYELERLYTDVTSLCSRIELLPCRTAKDRLAQSEMAKRVANILRAVLSLQQGDTADSLSIPLAQLAPHISRLPMPEDYTLEELRGLTQSYLRQLIVSQ; encoded by the exons ATGTTCAACAAATCATTTGGGACTCCCTTTGGTGGCGGGGCGGGAGGATTTGGCACCTCGTCCACCTTCGGTCAGCAAA ACACGGGCTTTGGGGCGGCGGGAGGCTTCGGCACGTCTGCGTTCGGGGCGACGACAAACACTGGAGGACTGTTTGGATCCACGCAGAATAAACCAG GTGGGCTCTTTGGGTCCAGCACGTTCAGCCAGCCGGCAACTTCCTCCACCAGCACCGGCTTCGGTTTCGGCGCAGCGAGCGGCACCTCCACCAGCCTGTTTGGCAACACTGGCACAGGCACCACCGGCGGACTCTTCTCCCAGCAGAACAATGCTTTCGGTGCCAAGCAAGCCACCTCGTTTGGAA GCTTCGGGACGAGCACCAGCAGCAGCGGCGGCCTCTTCGGCTCCACCAACACCACCTCCAACCCGTTCGGCGGGGCTACGTCCCTGTTTGGAGGTTCGGGGTTCTCCGCCACTCAGCAGCCGGGAACGACCGTGAAGTTCAAC CCTCCGACAGGAAGTGACACAATGGTGAAGGCGGGCGTGACAACGAGCATCAATACGAAGCACCAGTGCATCACTGCCATGAAGGAGTACGAGAACAAGTCTCTGGAG GAGTTGAGGCTGGAGGACTACCAGGCGGGCAGGAAAGGCCCAACCAACCCGATGGCCCCGGGAACCGGCAGTCTTTTCGGCCAGGCCACGGCCACGCCCAGCGCCACCACCGGCCTCTTCGGATCCTCGGCTCCCAACACCAGCTTCTCCTTCGGCCAGAACAAGAGCACCTTCGGAGGGC CAACTACCGGCAGTTTTGGCGCGACCACAGGCGGCCTGTTCAGTCAGCAGACCCAGCAGCAGGCCGGCAGCCTCTTCAAGCCCTTTGGTGCGACCACCACCGCCCAGAGCACCGGCTTCTCTTTTGGAAACACCAACACGATAGGACAGGCCAACACCAGCAGCATG GGTTTGTTTGGGAACACGGCGGCGTCTCAGTCGGGCGGCTTGTTCGGCTCAGCGCAGACCAGCACCGCCACTGGTTTCGGGACAGCCACGGGCCTGTTCGGCCAAACCAACACTGGATTTGGGAATGTCGGCACTCAG CAGAGTTTATTCGGTAACAAGACAGCCGGGTTcggcaccaccaccaccagtgcCCCGTCCTTCGGCACCACCTCCGGCCTTTTTGGGAACAAGCCCACCCTCACACTGGGAACCGGAACCAACACCTCCACCTTCG GTTTCGGTGCAAACCCTGCTGGAGGAGGACTGTTTGGGAACAAGTCCACCACTGGAGCGCTGGGGACCGGACTGGGAACCAGCTTCGGAACAG CAGTCGGCCCCGGGCAGACACTGTTTGGCAACACTCAGAACAAACTGGGCACCGCGCTGGGAACGATGGGAACGTTCGGAACAACTGGGTTCAACAGTGGAACGAGCACCCTGGGATTCGGAGCGACGCAGCCCGTCG CCCTCACAGATCCCAATGCAGCGGCTGCCCAGCAGGCCATgctccagcagcagctcagcgTGCTGGCGTACTCACCATACGGAGACTCGCCGCTCTTCAGAAACCCGCTCTCAGACcccaagaagaaggaggag CGCCTGAAACCGACCAATCCGACGGCTCAGAAGGCTCTGACCACGCCCACTCACTACAAGCTGACTCCGCGTCCTGCGACCAGGGTGCGGCCCAAAGCGCTGACGTCTTCCGGAGCCTCCAAGTCGCAGCTTTTTGACGGCCTGGATGACGACGAGCCGTCGCTCACCAACGGAGCCTTCGTGCCGAG GAAGAGCATCAAGAAGCTCGTGCTGAAGAACCTGAACAACAGTCAGTACAGCAGTCCTCTGAACAAGGAGAGCGACGACCTTGCCTCGCCGTCAGAGTACCCACAGAACGGACACAG CCacgtggaggaggaagaggagcagctgAGGAGGGTGGCGGGCCCCGGCAGGCGGGCCGACGACGACCCGGAGGTCACCCAGTTCTACGTCAACCCCATCGCCAAGCCAATCCCACAGGGCCGCGCCCACGCCAGCCTGCAGGACACCATCAGCGACCTGAACATGCACAAAGGCTCGAGGAACGGCCTCGAG ctgaGCAACGATGACGTGTCTGCGTCCTTCGGCGAGGAGTCTCTGCAGGAGGAGCgagaggaggagcagcagctgtcCCAGCAGTCTCCGCACCCTGCAG gcatcgttctgaATCGTGTGGGCTATTACACCATCCCCTCCATGGACGAGCTCGCCGACATGGTGGACGAAAACGGGGAGTGCACCGTGGAGAACTTCACCATCGGCAGGAAAG GTTACGGCTCCATCTTCTTCCCCGGCGAGGTGAACGTGTCAGGACTGAACCTCGACGAAATCGTCCACTTCAGACGCAAAGAGGTCATCGTGTACCCGGACGACAAGAGCAAGCCACTGGAGGGGGAGGGGCTTAACAG GCGCGCGGAGGTGACTCTGGACGGCGTTTGGCCGAACGACAAGACGGCCTGCACCCAGATCAGGAGCCCCGAGCGTCTGAGCGACATGAACTACGAGGGCCGGCTGGAGAAGGCGTCGCGCAAGCAGGGAGCTCGCTTCCTGGAGTACCGCCCTGAGACCGGGTCCTGGGTGTTCGAG GTGGCGCACTTCTCCAAGTACGGCCTGCAGGACTCGGACGAAGACGAGGACGTCCCGCCGAAAGCCGAAGCCAAGAAGCTGAAGACGCTCCCTCCCTCCCGgctgcagcagcaacagcttCCCCCCTctcagcagcaggtggcgccaCAGGCTCAG GCCATCGCCATCATGGAGCACCAGGGCGGCGCCATCGAGCTCGACAGCGACATGGCTGACATCACCCAGAGCTTCCCGACAGAGAGCATGCTGGGAGGAGAGGAAGACTGCGACCTGCTGCCGTGCGAGACGGACACGACGATCTCCAAGCTCTGCGGTCTGGCCTCCTCAGAGCTCGACGGCGTATCTGCATCCGGCCACATAGCCTCTACACTGGGGATCAACCCACACACGCTCCAG ATCATGAAGGCGTCTCTGTTTGCTGAGGACGACGATGACAGCGACATGTTCCACGATCACGCGGCGATGAAGGTTTCCACGGACGTCTCGTCTCCTCGCCTCGTCCTGCCGGCCGCTCAGGGCCGACCCTCTG TCGGCGGTCTCCTTCAGGCTCGATTCACCTCGGGCCTCTCTCAGCTGTCAGACTCTCCCCGCCCTCTCCTTCCTCCATCACGGCCGTCTCCAGCCAGCGTTGAAGCCCCCCGCTCTCTGCAGTGGGCGGGGCCTGGCCCGTCCCCCTTCACGCTGCCCTCCCGGACTCCGGAGCCTTCATTTAGGACGGTTGGCGTTCGGCGGCTCGGCGGCCCCGTCCCCCTCAAAGAGTCGATCACTCACGGGAAG GGAGGTTTACTCATGGACACCGGGCTGTTCGCCGTGCGCTCCTTCCGGGTCGGGTGGGGTCCCGGCTGGACGCTCGCACACTGCGGCAGCCGGCTGAGCTCGCCAACGTCCAAGCAGTTCGAGCACCAAGAACTGACGGCAAAGACTGACTTCAGCTTCCTGCCGAAACCTGCCAGGAGCAAACC ACTCACAGAAAGCCCCTACAAGGTAGTGGTGGAGCAGGTGGTGGGTCTGGAGCCTCCCAGAGGGAAAACCAttgaagaagaggaagatgaagCGAGCCAGGCGGTGCTGCAGCGCCCCCTGGAGATCTGCCTGAAGCACAGCATCGTGGAGGTCCCCGACAGCTCCGCTTGCCCTGTGGTGCGACCACAGCCCGGCGTGGCGGCGCTGCACGAGTATGCCGAGTGGATCGCCGAGCTGAAAGACAGACGAGGCGACACTGAGC CGCTGCTGGGGTACTGGGCCGAGGTCTGGACTCTGTGTGCCGCGCTGTGGGGCCGGCTGGGCCCCTCGGATCAGGAGGCCGAGGTGCTCAGCGAGTACGAGCAGCAGCTGGAGAGGAGGCGGAGCTTCTCGGCCTGGCTGTCCCGCGGTGCCTCCCacagggtggaggaggaggtggcttTGGCCGGGAAAGGTCACCATGCCGACGCGGTTTTCAGCTACCTGACGGGAAACCGCATCAGCGAGGCGTGCCGACTTGCCCAGAAGGAAG GAGACCACCGTCTGTCCCTGCTGCTGTCTCAGGCCGTGGGCTCGCAGTACTGCAGGGACCTTCTCGCCCTTCAGCTCGCCGATTGGCACCGCATGCAGACCGACTGCTACCTGCCCGAGGAGCGACTCCGCATCTTCGCTCTGCTCGCCGGGAAACCG GTGTGGCAGTCCACCGACTCTTTGGTGAACGTGTGCGGCGAGCTGGACTGGAAGCGCTGCGTGGCCGTCCACCTCTGGTTCATGCTGCCCCCGACTGCCTCTGTGGCCGACGCCCTCGCCAGATACGAAGCCGCCTTTCAG GGCTTGTGTGAGGTGGGGAAGTACGCCTGTGCACCCCTGCCTCCATACCTGGAGGCGGAGCAGCCAGATCTGGAGGAGGCGTCCAAACGGCCGCTGTACGACCTCTGCTTCCACCTGCTCAAACTCTACAGCGACAG ACACTACGgcctgcagcagctgctggagCCTCTCGCCGTCACCTGGGAGCGCCTGGACTACCGCCTGAGCTGGCACCTGTGGGGCGTCCTGCAGGCGCTGCACTACACCCACCTGAGCGCCCCACGGCAGGGCCTCCTCCACGCCAGCTACGCCGCGCAGCTGGAGAGCGCCGGCCTGTGGCACATGGCCGTCTTCATCCTGCTGCACATCCCCGAGCACGC TCAGAGGGAGCGAGCTGTGAGGGAAATGCTGGCGCtgcactgccccctgctggagaCGGAGGACTCGGTCCGCAGGGAGCGCTTCCTGACCGAGCAGCTGCTGATCCCGGAGCAGTGGATCCACGAGGCCAAGGCCACCCGAGCCCACCGCGATGGCGACAGACACCAGCAGGCCCTGCACCTGTACCGAGCCCGATACTGGAACCAGTGCCACCGCCTGCTGATCCAGCACCTGGCCTCAG ACTGCATCATCAACGATAACCACGACTACCTCCTGGAGTTCCTGGAGGGTCTGGCGCTCCCCGAGCACTGCGCCACCATCCAGGACTGGGACACAGCAGGGGGGGTTTACCTCGACTACATCAGAGTCATAAAGACTCTGCAGGACATCCAGCAG ATGGAAAACGCCGGCTACGAGCTGGAGCGTCTCTACACCGATGTGACGTCTCTCTGCAGCAGGATCGAGCTCCTGCCCTGCCGCACCGCTAAAGACCGCCTCGCCCAATCAG AAATGGCGAAGCGCGTGGCGAACATCCTGCGTGCGGTGCTGAGCCTGCAGCAGGGCGATACGGCCGACTCCCTCAGCATCCCGCTCGCCCAGCTGGCGCCGCACATCAGCCGCCTGCCGATGCCCGAGGACTACACGCTGGAGGAGCTGCGAGGCCTCACGCAGTCGTACCTGCGACAGCTCATCGTCAGCCAATGA